A genomic segment from Equus przewalskii isolate Varuska chromosome X, EquPr2, whole genome shotgun sequence encodes:
- the CLDN2 gene encoding claudin-2 isoform X1, with protein MASLGLQLVGYILGLLGLLGTLVAMLLPSWRTSSYVGASIVTAVGFSKGLWMECATHSTGITQCDIYSTLLGLPADIQAAQAMMVTSSAISSLACIISVVGMRCTVFCQDSRAKDRVAVVGGVFFILGGLLGFIPVAWNLHGILRDFYSPLVPDSMKFEIGEALYLGIISTLFSLIAGIILCFSCPLQGNRSNYYDAYQAQPLATRSSPRPGQPPKVKSEFNSYSLTGYV; from the coding sequence ATGGCCTCTCTTGGCCTCCAACTTGTAGGCTACATCCTGGGCCTTCTGGGGCTGTTGGGCACCCTGGTTGCCATGCTGCTCCCCAGCTGGCGAACAAGCTCTTATGTTGGTGCCAGCATTGTGACAGCAGTCGGCTTCTCCAAGGGCCTCTGGATGGAGTGTGCCACACACAGCACAGGCATCACCCAGTGTGACATCTACAGCACCCTTCTAGGCCTGCCTGCTGACATCCAGGCAGCCCAGGCAATGATGGTGACATCCAGTGCAATCTCTTCGTTGGCCTGCATTATCTCTGTGGTGGGCATGAGATGCACAGTCTTCTGCCAGGACTCCCGAGCCAAAGACAGAGTGGCGGTAGTGGGCGGAGTCTTCTTCATCCTTGGAGGCCTCCTAGGCTTCATCCCTGTTGCCTGGAATCTTCATGGGATCCTGCGGGACTTCTACTCCCCACTGGTACCTGACAGCATGAAATTTGAGATTGGAGAGGCTCTTTACTTGGGTATTATTTCCACCCTGTTCTCTCTGATAGCTGGAATCATCCTCTGCTTTTCCTGCCCACTCCAGGGAAATCGCTCCAACTACTACGATGCCTACCAGGCCCAGCCCCTCGCCACTAGGAGCTCTCCAAGGCCTGGTCAACCACCCAAAGTCAAGAGTGAGTTTAACTCCTACAGCCTGACAGGGTATGTGTGA
- the CLDN2 gene encoding claudin-2 isoform X2, which produces MASLGLQLVGYILGLLGLLGTLVAMLLPSWRTSSYVGASIVTAVGFSKGLWMECATHSTGITQCDIYSTLLGLPADIQAAQAMMVTSSAISSLACIISVVGMRCTVFCQDSRAKDRVAVVGGVFFILGGLLGFIPVAWNLHGILRDFYSPLGNRSNYYDAYQAQPLATRSSPRPGQPPKVKSEFNSYSLTGYV; this is translated from the exons ATGGCCTCTCTTGGCCTCCAACTTGTAGGCTACATCCTGGGCCTTCTGGGGCTGTTGGGCACCCTGGTTGCCATGCTGCTCCCCAGCTGGCGAACAAGCTCTTATGTTGGTGCCAGCATTGTGACAGCAGTCGGCTTCTCCAAGGGCCTCTGGATGGAGTGTGCCACACACAGCACAGGCATCACCCAGTGTGACATCTACAGCACCCTTCTAGGCCTGCCTGCTGACATCCAGGCAGCCCAGGCAATGATGGTGACATCCAGTGCAATCTCTTCGTTGGCCTGCATTATCTCTGTGGTGGGCATGAGATGCACAGTCTTCTGCCAGGACTCCCGAGCCAAAGACAGAGTGGCGGTAGTGGGCGGAGTCTTCTTCATCCTTGGAGGCCTCCTAGGCTTCATCCCTGTTGCCTGGAATCTTCATGGGATCCTGCGGGACTTCTACTCCCCACTG GGAAATCGCTCCAACTACTACGATGCCTACCAGGCCCAGCCCCTCGCCACTAGGAGCTCTCCAAGGCCTGGTCAACCACCCAAAGTCAAGAGTGAGTTTAACTCCTACAGCCTGACAGGGTATGTGTGA